In one Cupriavidus taiwanensis genomic region, the following are encoded:
- the miaA gene encoding tRNA (adenosine(37)-N6)-dimethylallyltransferase MiaA, whose amino-acid sequence MSAVPHDSTAHPPVVCLLGPTASGKTAAALALAADAPVEIISLDSALVYREMDIGTAKPTRDELAAAPHHLIDIIDPADSYSAAQFVADAERLIAQIRARGHVPLIVGGTMLYYKALTQGLNDLPQADAALRAELDQLAAERGWPALHAMLAEVDPVTAARLAPNDAQRIQRALEIHRLSGQPMSALLARQAEGRTFAGAADQRYRVIALEPSERLALHDRIARRYDAMLAHGFIEEVERLRARGDLHPGLPSIRCVGYRQVWEYLDGEADFATMRERGIAATRQLCKRQLTWLRSTPERLVVDCLAPGYVDQVRTLADFGR is encoded by the coding sequence ATGTCCGCAGTCCCCCACGATTCCACCGCGCATCCACCCGTAGTATGCCTGCTCGGCCCCACCGCGTCCGGCAAGACCGCCGCCGCGCTCGCGCTCGCGGCCGACGCGCCGGTGGAAATCATCAGCCTGGATTCGGCGCTGGTGTACCGCGAGATGGATATCGGCACCGCCAAGCCCACGCGCGACGAACTGGCCGCGGCGCCGCACCACCTGATCGACATCATTGACCCGGCCGACAGCTACTCGGCCGCGCAGTTTGTCGCCGATGCCGAACGGCTGATCGCGCAAATTCGGGCGCGCGGCCATGTGCCGCTGATCGTCGGCGGCACCATGCTGTATTACAAGGCGCTGACACAGGGGCTCAATGACCTGCCGCAGGCCGACGCCGCGCTGCGCGCCGAGCTCGACCAGCTCGCCGCCGAACGCGGCTGGCCGGCACTGCATGCGATGCTGGCCGAGGTCGACCCGGTCACCGCGGCACGGCTCGCGCCCAATGACGCGCAGCGCATCCAGCGCGCGCTGGAGATCCACCGGCTGTCCGGCCAGCCGATGTCGGCGCTGCTGGCGCGCCAGGCCGAGGGCCGCACCTTTGCCGGCGCGGCCGACCAGCGCTACCGCGTGATCGCGCTCGAGCCGTCGGAGCGGCTGGCGCTGCATGACCGCATCGCCCGGCGCTATGACGCCATGCTGGCGCACGGCTTTATCGAAGAGGTCGAGCGGCTGCGCGCGCGTGGCGACCTGCACCCGGGACTGCCGTCGATCCGCTGCGTCGGTTACCGGCAGGTGTGGGAATACCTGGACGGCGAGGCCGACTTTGCCACCATGCGCGAGCGCGGCATCGCCGCCACGCGCCAGCTGTGCAAGCGCCAGCTGACCTGGCTGCGCAGCACACCCGAGCGGCTGGTGGTCGATTGCCTGGCGCCCGGCTATGTCGACCAGGTGCGCACGCTGGCTGACTTCGGGCGCTGA
- a CDS encoding VTT domain-containing protein — protein sequence MQLIDMLVHVDKYLGTVIDQYGHWVYAILFLIVFAETGLVVLPFLPGDSLLFIAGAFCATGAMNEWALIGLLLVAAITGNTVNYLVGSWIGPKVFDHQWRFLDQDALRRTHDFYERHGGKTLVMARFVPIVRTFAPFVAGVSQMTFARFQMFNVIGALAWVVGLVFAGYFFGNLPFIRQYLNLIVLAGIGAAVVPLVLGGLWKLVRGNRRRPTRVER from the coding sequence TTGCAGCTCATCGACATGCTGGTGCATGTCGACAAATACCTCGGCACGGTCATCGACCAGTACGGCCATTGGGTCTATGCCATCCTGTTCCTGATCGTTTTTGCCGAAACCGGGCTGGTGGTGCTGCCGTTCCTGCCGGGCGACTCGCTGCTGTTTATCGCCGGCGCCTTCTGCGCGACCGGGGCCATGAATGAATGGGCGCTGATCGGCCTGCTGCTGGTCGCGGCCATCACCGGCAATACCGTCAACTACCTCGTCGGCAGCTGGATCGGACCCAAGGTCTTCGACCACCAGTGGCGCTTCCTCGACCAGGATGCCTTGCGCCGCACCCATGACTTCTATGAGCGGCACGGCGGCAAGACCCTGGTGATGGCGCGCTTCGTGCCGATCGTGCGCACCTTCGCGCCGTTCGTGGCCGGGGTGTCGCAGATGACCTTCGCGCGCTTCCAGATGTTCAACGTGATCGGCGCGCTGGCATGGGTAGTCGGGCTGGTCTTTGCCGGCTACTTCTTCGGCAACCTGCCGTTCATCCGCCAGTACCTGAACCTGATCGTGCTGGCCGGCATCGGCGCGGCGGTGGTCCCGCTGGTGCTGGGCGGACTGTGGAAGCTGGTGCGCGGCAACCGCCGCCGGCCCACGCGCGTCGAGCGCTGA
- the rpsT gene encoding 30S ribosomal protein S20: MANSAQARKRARQAVAQNAHNSSLRSRLRTAVKAVRKAIDAGDKAAAAEIFKNSQAVIDSIADKKIVHKNKAARHKSRLSAAIKAMAA, encoded by the coding sequence ATGGCAAATTCCGCACAAGCCCGCAAGCGCGCCCGCCAGGCCGTTGCCCAGAACGCCCACAATTCCAGCCTGCGCTCGCGTCTGCGCACTGCCGTCAAGGCCGTCCGCAAGGCCATCGACGCTGGCGACAAGGCCGCTGCCGCCGAGATCTTCAAGAACTCGCAAGCCGTGATCGACAGCATCGCCGACAAGAAGATCGTGCACAAGAACAAGGCTGCGCGCCACAAGTCGCGCCTGTCGGCCGCCATCAAGGCCATGGCTGCCTGA
- a CDS encoding DUF3579 domain-containing protein has translation MNPNVREYFIQGITKEGKTFRPSDWAERLCGVMAQFRPEGDSGDPRLTYSPYVRPIFAGNVKCVVVDVRLRDIEPKALDFVLNFARDNNLQLVEACSLE, from the coding sequence ATGAACCCCAACGTTCGCGAATACTTTATCCAAGGCATTACCAAGGAAGGCAAGACCTTCCGCCCGAGCGACTGGGCTGAACGACTGTGCGGCGTGATGGCGCAGTTCCGCCCCGAAGGCGACAGCGGCGACCCGCGCCTGACCTACTCGCCTTACGTGCGCCCGATTTTTGCCGGCAACGTCAAATGCGTGGTGGTGGATGTGCGCCTGCGCGACATCGAGCCCAAGGCGCTGGACTTCGTTCTGAACTTCGCCCGCGACAACAACCTGCAGCTGGTGGAAGCCTGCTCGCTGGAATAA
- a CDS encoding pyrimidine/purine nucleoside phosphorylase, with translation MSQFDNVSVVKKANLYFDGKCVSHTVLFPDGTRKTLGVIFPASLTFNTGAPEIMEINAGSCRVRLAGSEDWQTYGAGQQFNVPGNSSFDIEVQETLDYVCHFA, from the coding sequence GTGAGCCAGTTCGACAACGTATCGGTCGTCAAGAAAGCCAACCTGTATTTCGACGGCAAGTGCGTGAGCCATACCGTGCTGTTCCCGGACGGCACCCGCAAGACGCTGGGCGTGATTTTTCCGGCGTCGCTGACGTTCAACACCGGCGCGCCTGAAATCATGGAAATCAACGCCGGCAGCTGCCGCGTGCGCCTGGCCGGCTCGGAAGACTGGCAGACCTATGGCGCCGGCCAGCAGTTCAACGTGCCGGGTAACAGCAGCTTCGACATCGAGGTGCAGGAGACGCTGGACTACGTCTGCCACTTCGCGTGA
- a CDS encoding GntR family transcriptional regulator gives MPRTKAEPPAGPADGLPETDADGARSASVEAIADRILTAIWEHRLPPGTKLVEEKLGGVFGVSRTKVRLAFAKLAHEGVLTVHPNRGTFVSSPSVAEARQVLHSRHLLEPALVRDLARAISASGVRALRETTRQEAQARDSNDRRAIIRLSGEFHCKLAEMTGNQYLGKYMRELCSLTCLIIALYDAPGVPSCPHHEHDDIVDALEAGDGERAARLMAEHLGHVESTLRLELPAEEKVDLEAVFAAV, from the coding sequence ATGCCACGCACCAAAGCCGAACCGCCCGCCGGGCCTGCCGACGGACTCCCTGAGACCGACGCCGACGGCGCGCGCAGCGCGTCGGTCGAGGCAATCGCCGACCGCATCCTGACCGCGATCTGGGAGCACCGCCTGCCGCCGGGCACCAAGCTGGTCGAGGAAAAGCTGGGCGGCGTGTTCGGCGTCAGCCGCACCAAGGTGCGGCTGGCCTTCGCCAAGCTGGCGCACGAAGGCGTGCTGACCGTGCATCCCAACCGCGGCACTTTCGTCTCCAGCCCGAGCGTGGCCGAAGCGCGCCAGGTGCTGCATTCCCGCCACCTGCTGGAGCCGGCGCTGGTGCGCGACCTGGCCCGGGCGATCAGCGCCAGCGGCGTGCGCGCGCTGCGCGAGACCACGCGCCAGGAAGCGCAGGCGCGCGACAGCAACGACCGCCGCGCCATCATCCGGCTGTCGGGCGAGTTCCACTGCAAGCTGGCGGAAATGACGGGCAACCAGTACCTGGGCAAGTACATGCGCGAGCTGTGCTCGCTGACCTGCCTGATCATCGCGCTGTATGACGCGCCGGGGGTGCCGTCATGCCCGCATCATGAGCACGACGATATCGTCGATGCGCTGGAAGCCGGCGACGGCGAACGCGCCGCGCGGCTGATGGCCGAGCACCTCGGCCACGTCGAAAGCACGCTGCGGCTGGAGTTGCCGGCCGAAGAAAAGGTCGACCTGGAAGCGGTATTCGCCGCGGTCTGA
- the argF gene encoding ornithine carbamoyltransferase — protein MSSTPIKHYLQFSDFTPDEYEYLLDRARILKAKFKNYETWHPLHDRTLAMIFEKNSTRTRLSFEAGIHQLGGHAVFLNTRDSQLGRGEPIEDAAQVISRMVDIIMIRTFGQDIIDRFAAHSRVPVINGLTNEYHPCQVLADVFTYIEQRGSIRGKTVAWIGDANNMAYTWIQAAERLGFTFHFSAPPGYQLDPAMVPASASGLVKVFDDPLAACQGASLVTTDVWTSMGFEAENDARKRAFKDWMVTTAMMDRAASDALFMHCLPAHRGEEVEAAVIDGPKSVVWDEAENRLHVQKALMEYLLCGRY, from the coding sequence ATGAGCTCAACCCCGATCAAGCATTACCTGCAGTTCAGCGACTTTACTCCCGACGAGTACGAGTACCTGCTGGACCGCGCGCGGATCCTGAAGGCCAAGTTCAAGAACTACGAGACCTGGCACCCGCTGCACGACCGCACGCTGGCCATGATCTTCGAGAAGAATTCCACGCGTACGCGCCTGTCGTTCGAAGCCGGCATCCACCAGCTGGGCGGCCACGCGGTGTTCCTGAACACGCGCGACTCGCAGCTGGGCCGCGGCGAGCCGATCGAGGATGCGGCGCAGGTGATCTCGCGCATGGTCGACATCATCATGATCCGCACCTTCGGCCAGGACATCATCGATCGCTTCGCCGCGCATTCGCGCGTGCCGGTGATCAACGGCCTGACCAACGAATACCACCCGTGCCAGGTGCTGGCCGACGTCTTCACCTATATCGAGCAGCGCGGCAGCATCCGCGGCAAGACGGTGGCGTGGATCGGCGACGCCAACAACATGGCGTACACCTGGATCCAGGCCGCCGAGCGCCTGGGTTTCACCTTCCATTTCTCGGCGCCGCCGGGCTACCAGCTGGATCCGGCCATGGTGCCAGCGTCCGCCTCCGGCCTGGTCAAGGTCTTCGACGACCCCCTCGCGGCCTGCCAGGGCGCTAGCCTGGTCACCACCGACGTGTGGACCAGCATGGGTTTCGAGGCCGAGAATGACGCCCGCAAGCGCGCCTTCAAGGACTGGATGGTCACCACCGCCATGATGGACCGCGCCGCGTCCGACGCGCTCTTCATGCACTGCCTGCCGGCGCATCGCGGCGAGGAAGTCGAGGCCGCCGTGATCGACGGCCCCAAGAGCGTGGTCTGGGACGAGGCGGAAAACCGCCTGCACGTGCAGAAGGCGCTGATGGAATACCTGCTCTGCGGCCGCTACTGA
- the murB gene encoding UDP-N-acetylmuramate dehydrogenase: MADFHEFYPLRRHNTFGFDARARFAVHVRSEADLGAALADPRAEGLPLVVLGGGSNVVLTGDLDALVLLMEIPGYQAEATSEGGDAWLVTVGAGENWNALVNRTIADGMPGLENLALIPGTAGAAPIQNIGAYGVELRERFAGVRAYDRDAGTFVWLDLQACEFGYRDSLFKRAGAGRYIITAVTLRLPTAWRPVLSYGELARELDGQPAPDAAAIRDAVVAIRSRKLPDPSQLGNAGSFFKNPLVSAALRDALLQAHPDLVSYAQPDGTYKLAAGWLIDRCGFKGVSDGPVGVYGKQALVLVHHGGGTGAMLLALANRIADTVQARYGVRIEPEPVVL; the protein is encoded by the coding sequence ATGGCAGATTTCCACGAATTCTATCCCCTGCGTCGCCACAATACATTCGGATTCGATGCCCGCGCACGCTTTGCGGTGCATGTGCGCAGCGAGGCCGACCTGGGCGCGGCCCTGGCCGACCCGCGCGCCGAAGGCCTGCCGCTGGTGGTGCTGGGTGGCGGCAGCAATGTCGTGCTGACCGGCGATCTCGACGCGCTGGTGCTGCTGATGGAGATTCCCGGCTACCAGGCCGAAGCCACCAGCGAAGGCGGCGATGCCTGGCTGGTCACCGTGGGCGCGGGCGAGAACTGGAACGCGCTGGTCAACCGCACCATCGCCGATGGCATGCCGGGCCTGGAAAACCTGGCGCTGATCCCGGGCACCGCGGGCGCGGCGCCGATCCAGAACATCGGCGCCTATGGCGTGGAGTTGCGCGAGCGCTTTGCCGGCGTGCGCGCCTATGACCGGGACGCCGGCACCTTCGTCTGGCTGGACCTGCAGGCCTGCGAGTTCGGCTACCGCGACAGCCTGTTCAAGCGCGCCGGCGCCGGGCGCTACATCATTACCGCGGTCACGCTGCGCCTGCCCACGGCATGGCGGCCGGTGCTGTCGTACGGTGAACTGGCGCGCGAACTGGACGGCCAGCCGGCACCGGACGCGGCCGCCATCCGCGACGCCGTGGTCGCGATCCGCTCGCGCAAGCTGCCCGACCCCTCGCAGTTGGGCAATGCCGGCAGCTTCTTCAAGAACCCGCTGGTCAGCGCCGCGCTGCGCGACGCCTTGCTGCAGGCGCATCCGGACCTGGTCAGCTATGCGCAGCCAGACGGCACCTACAAGCTGGCGGCCGGCTGGCTGATCGACCGCTGCGGCTTCAAGGGCGTGAGCGACGGCCCGGTGGGCGTCTATGGCAAGCAGGCCCTGGTGCTGGTGCACCATGGCGGCGGCACCGGGGCGATGCTGCTGGCGCTGGCCAACCGCATTGCCGATACCGTGCAGGCCCGCTACGGTGTGCGCATCGAGCCCGAACCGGTGGTGCTGTAA
- the mutL gene encoding DNA mismatch repair endonuclease MutL — MPASPSSTALRTTQQPRPIRPLPDQLISQIAAGEVVERPASVVKELLENALDAGATQLGIRLEEGGVRRIVITDNGCGIPAAELPVALMRHATSKIASLDELESVLTLGFRGEALASIASVSQMSLTSRTAADVHATQVSADSGAVQPASGGVGTSVDVQHLYFNTPARRKFLKTEQTELGHCLEMVRRVALARPDVTISVHHNGKPLEHWNAGDVATRTAQVLGNDFARARLALDEHADTLSLYGFAGLPTASRGRPDQQYFFVNGRFVRDKLLNHAVRSAYQDVLHGDRFPSYVLCLDLPPEMVDVNVHPSKIEVRFRESRAVHQFVYHAVQRCLARQAGANGDSLHTNADGEITLPPGPATPAAAARPGAGGAGQWINYSAARQTELGIAQPRQAYLGMVREASAPAARPYGASGTGAGGWAGASAQAPAWLAEVQAARAGDPPGLLERLPPAPGSDQTGAADEHPLGYAIAQLHGIYVLAQNARGLVLVDMHAAHERILYEQIKAALDARELAVQPLLIPVTLPASPVELGVAEEHQDTLTLLGFDIAPVSPTTLAVRAVPALLQQADAEALARDVLRDLHAYGGSRVLAERRNELLATLACHSAVRANRKLTVEEMNALLRQMEQTERADQCNHGRPTWVQLTVTELDRLFLRGQ, encoded by the coding sequence ATGCCAGCCTCCCCTTCCAGCACCGCCTTGCGCACTACCCAGCAGCCGCGCCCGATCCGGCCGCTGCCGGACCAGCTCATCAGCCAGATCGCCGCCGGCGAGGTGGTCGAACGCCCGGCGTCCGTGGTCAAGGAACTGCTGGAAAACGCGCTCGATGCCGGCGCCACGCAACTCGGCATCCGCCTGGAGGAAGGCGGGGTGCGACGCATCGTCATCACCGACAACGGCTGCGGCATTCCCGCCGCCGAGTTGCCGGTGGCGCTGATGCGGCACGCCACCAGCAAGATCGCCTCGCTCGACGAACTCGAATCCGTGCTGACGCTCGGCTTCCGCGGCGAGGCACTGGCCTCGATCGCGTCGGTGTCGCAGATGTCGCTGACCAGCCGCACCGCGGCCGATGTCCACGCTACCCAGGTCAGCGCCGATTCGGGCGCGGTGCAGCCGGCATCCGGCGGCGTCGGCACCAGCGTCGACGTGCAGCACCTCTACTTCAACACGCCGGCGCGCAGAAAGTTCCTCAAGACCGAACAAACCGAGCTGGGCCACTGCCTGGAGATGGTCAGGCGCGTGGCGCTGGCACGGCCGGACGTGACCATCTCGGTCCACCACAACGGCAAGCCGCTGGAGCACTGGAACGCCGGCGACGTCGCCACGCGTACCGCGCAGGTGCTGGGCAACGATTTCGCCCGCGCCCGGCTGGCGCTGGACGAGCACGCCGACACCCTGAGCCTGTACGGCTTTGCCGGGCTCCCCACCGCCTCGCGCGGCCGGCCGGACCAGCAGTACTTCTTCGTCAACGGCCGCTTCGTGCGCGACAAGCTGCTCAACCATGCGGTGCGCAGCGCCTACCAGGACGTTCTGCACGGCGACCGCTTCCCGTCGTACGTGCTGTGCCTGGACTTGCCGCCGGAGATGGTCGACGTCAACGTACACCCGTCCAAGATCGAGGTGCGCTTCCGCGAATCGCGCGCCGTGCACCAGTTTGTCTACCACGCGGTGCAGCGCTGCCTGGCACGCCAGGCCGGCGCCAATGGCGACAGCCTGCATACCAATGCCGACGGCGAGATCACGCTGCCGCCGGGCCCTGCGACGCCAGCGGCTGCAGCGCGGCCTGGCGCAGGCGGCGCGGGCCAATGGATCAACTATTCCGCGGCACGGCAGACGGAGCTGGGCATCGCCCAGCCGCGCCAGGCCTACCTGGGCATGGTGCGCGAGGCCAGCGCGCCGGCGGCACGCCCCTACGGCGCATCCGGCACGGGCGCAGGCGGCTGGGCCGGCGCGTCGGCGCAAGCGCCGGCATGGCTGGCCGAGGTCCAGGCCGCGCGCGCCGGCGATCCGCCCGGCCTGTTGGAGCGGCTGCCGCCGGCGCCGGGGTCCGACCAGACCGGCGCCGCCGACGAACACCCGCTCGGCTATGCCATCGCCCAGCTGCACGGCATCTACGTGCTGGCGCAGAACGCGCGCGGGCTGGTGCTGGTCGACATGCACGCGGCGCACGAGCGCATCCTCTACGAACAGATCAAGGCCGCACTGGACGCGCGCGAGCTGGCCGTGCAGCCGCTGCTGATCCCGGTGACGCTGCCAGCCAGCCCGGTCGAGCTCGGCGTGGCCGAAGAACACCAGGACACGCTGACGCTGCTGGGTTTCGATATCGCCCCGGTGTCGCCGACCACGCTGGCGGTACGGGCGGTGCCGGCGCTGCTGCAGCAGGCCGATGCCGAGGCGCTGGCGCGCGACGTGCTGCGCGACCTGCACGCCTACGGCGGCTCGCGCGTGCTGGCCGAGCGCCGCAACGAACTGCTCGCCACGCTGGCCTGCCACAGCGCGGTGCGCGCCAACCGCAAGCTCACCGTCGAGGAAATGAACGCGCTGCTGCGCCAGATGGAGCAGACCGAGCGCGCCGACCAGTGCAACCACGGCCGGCCCACCTGGGTGCAGCTGACCGTGACCGAGCTCGACCGGCTGTTCCTGCGCGGTCAATAA
- a CDS encoding SirB1 family protein — translation MTSTKVLDYFASLVADENGIPLTETALSIAQDAYPDLDLQGELAALDVLALRLKRRIAEGTPAIQRLRLLNHFFYRDLGFGANANDYYDPDNSYLNVVLRQRRGIPISLAVLHMELGQQIGLPLKGVSFPNHFLLRMTIPAGEVILDPLTGETLSKEQLQEMLDPYLEREGISDASQVPLGLFLRAASHREIIARMLRNLKAIYLQESRWQRLLSVQNRLVILLPGSIEEVRDRGLAYANLECFRPALADLEAYVQARPDAADIGQIRERMPALRMMSRSLN, via the coding sequence ATGACATCCACCAAAGTCCTGGATTATTTCGCCAGCCTCGTGGCCGACGAAAACGGCATCCCGCTGACCGAAACCGCGCTGTCCATCGCGCAGGACGCCTATCCCGACCTGGACCTGCAGGGCGAGCTGGCGGCGCTGGACGTGCTGGCGCTGCGGCTGAAGCGCCGGATTGCCGAAGGCACCCCCGCGATCCAGCGGCTGCGGCTGCTGAACCATTTCTTCTATCGCGATCTCGGCTTCGGCGCCAACGCGAACGACTACTACGACCCCGACAACTCCTACCTGAACGTGGTGCTGCGCCAGCGCCGCGGCATCCCGATCTCGCTGGCGGTGCTGCATATGGAGCTGGGCCAGCAGATCGGCCTGCCGCTCAAGGGGGTGTCGTTCCCCAACCATTTCCTTTTGCGCATGACGATCCCGGCCGGGGAGGTGATACTGGACCCGCTCACCGGCGAGACCCTGTCGAAGGAACAGTTGCAGGAGATGCTGGACCCGTACCTGGAGCGCGAAGGCATCAGCGATGCCAGCCAGGTGCCGCTGGGCCTGTTCCTGCGCGCGGCCAGCCATCGCGAGATCATCGCGCGCATGCTGCGCAACCTGAAGGCGATCTACCTGCAGGAGTCGCGCTGGCAGCGTCTGCTATCGGTGCAGAACCGGCTGGTGATCCTGCTGCCCGGTTCGATCGAGGAAGTGCGCGACCGGGGCCTGGCCTACGCCAACCTGGAGTGTTTCCGCCCCGCGCTGGCCGACCTGGAAGCCTATGTCCAGGCCCGCCCCGACGCCGCCGATATCGGCCAGATCCGCGAGCGCATGCCCGCGCTGCGGATGATGAGCCGCAGCCTAAACTAA
- the murJ gene encoding murein biosynthesis integral membrane protein MurJ: MNLLKALATISSLTMLSRITGLVREILIARAFGASDMTDAFNVAFRIPNLLRRIFGEGAFSQAFVPILGEYHTKRGDAPTKALIDAVATVMTWVLMAVSLLGVIGAPLVMTVVATGFRGQAETYTAAVFMTRVMFPYIGLISLVALASGILNTWRKFAVPAFTPVLLNLCLIVAALFVGPHMEQPIYAQAWGVLVGGVLQLAIQVPALRRLGMMPRIRFNLRAAWSDPGVRRILRQMGPALLAVSVAQVSQIINTNIASRLAAGSVSYLTYADRLMEFPTALLGVALGTILLPSLSRANASNDHAEYSSLLDWGLRLTFLLAVPCAVGLFVFGAPLTAVLFNYGKFDAHAVEMTRQALVSYGVGLMGLISIKILAPGFYARQDIRTPVKIALLVLVITQACNVVFVPWIGHAGLALSISAGATLNALLLFLGLRRRGLYRPAPGWWLFLAQLSASVLLLSGMLLWFARNFDWIGLGATPLLRIALLASCLVLAAVVYFGTLWLMGLRYSAFRRRAG, encoded by the coding sequence TTGAACCTGCTCAAAGCGCTCGCCACCATCAGCAGCCTGACGATGCTCTCGCGCATCACCGGCCTGGTGCGCGAGATCCTGATCGCCCGCGCCTTCGGCGCGTCGGACATGACCGACGCGTTCAACGTGGCCTTCCGCATTCCCAACCTGCTGCGCCGCATCTTCGGCGAAGGCGCGTTCTCGCAGGCCTTCGTGCCGATCCTGGGCGAATATCACACCAAGCGCGGCGACGCCCCGACCAAGGCCCTGATCGATGCCGTCGCCACCGTGATGACCTGGGTGCTGATGGCGGTGTCGCTGCTCGGCGTGATCGGCGCGCCGCTGGTGATGACGGTGGTCGCCACGGGCTTTCGCGGGCAGGCGGAGACCTATACCGCGGCGGTATTCATGACGCGGGTGATGTTCCCGTATATCGGGCTGATCTCGCTGGTGGCGCTGGCCTCGGGCATCCTCAATACCTGGCGCAAGTTCGCGGTGCCGGCCTTTACGCCGGTGCTGCTCAACCTGTGCCTGATCGTTGCCGCGCTATTCGTCGGCCCCCACATGGAGCAGCCGATCTACGCGCAGGCCTGGGGCGTGCTGGTCGGCGGCGTGCTGCAGCTGGCGATCCAGGTGCCGGCGCTGCGGCGCCTGGGGATGATGCCGCGCATCCGCTTCAACCTGCGCGCGGCGTGGTCGGATCCGGGCGTGCGCCGCATCCTGCGCCAGATGGGGCCGGCGCTGCTGGCGGTGTCGGTGGCACAGGTCAGCCAGATCATCAATACCAATATTGCTTCACGGCTGGCGGCGGGCAGCGTTTCGTACCTGACCTATGCCGACCGACTGATGGAATTCCCGACCGCGCTGCTGGGCGTGGCGCTGGGGACGATCCTGCTGCCGAGCCTGTCCAGGGCCAACGCCTCGAACGACCATGCCGAGTACTCCAGCCTGCTCGACTGGGGCCTGCGCCTGACCTTCCTGCTGGCCGTGCCGTGCGCAGTCGGCCTGTTCGTGTTCGGCGCACCGCTGACCGCGGTGCTGTTCAACTATGGCAAGTTCGACGCCCATGCGGTCGAGATGACGCGCCAGGCGCTGGTCTCGTACGGCGTGGGCCTGATGGGGCTGATTTCGATCAAGATCCTCGCGCCGGGCTTCTACGCACGCCAGGATATCCGCACGCCGGTCAAGATCGCGCTGCTGGTGCTGGTGATCACGCAGGCCTGCAACGTGGTGTTCGTGCCCTGGATCGGCCATGCCGGGCTGGCGCTGTCGATCAGCGCCGGGGCCACGCTCAACGCGCTGCTGCTGTTCCTCGGCCTGCGCCGGCGCGGCCTGTACCGCCCGGCCCCGGGCTGGTGGCTGTTCCTAGCGCAGCTGAGCGCTTCGGTGCTGCTGCTGTCGGGCATGCTGCTCTGGTTCGCGCGCAACTTCGACTGGATCGGCCTGGGCGCGACGCCGCTGCTGCGCATCGCGCTGCTGGCTTCGTGCCTGGTACTTGCAGCGGTGGTCTACTTCGGTACACTGTGGCTCATGGGACTGCGCTACTCTGCCTTCAGGCGCCGGGCCGGCTGA
- a CDS encoding GNAT family N-acetyltransferase — MSKPTFTLRPATTADSETLFNLILALAEYEKLTHLVEATPHKIEAALFGATPHAEAVLVEVDADVDGNRKAVGFALFFHNFSTFLARPGLYLEDLYVDPAWRGHGLGKALLKHLAALALERGCGRFEWSVLDWNQPSIDFYRAMGADVLPDWRICRVTGAALDRLGAK; from the coding sequence ATGTCCAAGCCCACCTTCACGCTGCGCCCCGCCACCACTGCCGACAGCGAAACGCTGTTCAACCTGATCCTGGCGCTGGCCGAATACGAAAAGCTGACGCATCTGGTCGAAGCCACGCCGCACAAGATCGAGGCGGCGCTGTTCGGCGCCACGCCGCATGCCGAGGCCGTGCTGGTGGAGGTCGATGCCGATGTCGATGGCAACCGCAAGGCGGTCGGCTTTGCCCTCTTCTTCCACAACTTCTCGACCTTCCTCGCCAGGCCGGGCCTCTACCTGGAAGACCTGTATGTCGACCCGGCCTGGCGCGGCCACGGCCTAGGCAAGGCCCTGCTCAAGCACCTGGCCGCGCTCGCGCTCGAGCGTGGCTGCGGCCGCTTCGAATGGTCGGTGCTGGACTGGAACCAGCCGTCGATCGACTTCTACCGGGCCATGGGCGCCGACGTGCTGCCGGACTGGCGCATCTGCCGCGTGACCGGCGCCGCACTGGATCGGCTCGGCGCGAAATAA